A stretch of the Amycolatopsis sp. BJA-103 genome encodes the following:
- a CDS encoding PDR/VanB family oxidoreductase — translation MQRTILDHVEPVAEGTVSLVLRGAEGPLAPWEPGAHVDLALPNWLTRQYSLCGDPADRGRYRVAVRYDRLSRGGSEYIHLFLRAGRPLEVSVPRNNFPLLPAPEYLFVAGGIGITPLMPMLAAAVEAGAAATLVYVGRSMATMPFAADLRAAYGDRVRVHATDEHGRPDFAALAAGLGPRALVYCCGPASMLDAAEAAFPARGLHLERFQPVVKEFAPNEPFEVRCVRSGRTVPVAAEESLLDALNHAGYPIPSGCREGVCGSCEISVVGGEPEHRDDIGAAPGRMFCCVSRASSRLDLDL, via the coding sequence ATGCAGCGGACGATTCTCGATCACGTGGAGCCGGTCGCCGAAGGCACCGTCTCCCTGGTCCTGCGCGGTGCCGAGGGCCCGCTGGCCCCCTGGGAACCGGGGGCGCACGTCGATCTGGCGTTGCCGAACTGGCTGACCAGGCAGTATTCGCTGTGCGGGGACCCGGCCGATCGGGGCCGCTACCGGGTCGCCGTCCGGTACGACCGGCTCAGCCGGGGCGGTTCGGAGTACATCCACCTGTTCCTGCGCGCGGGCCGTCCCCTTGAGGTTTCGGTGCCGCGCAACAACTTCCCCCTGCTGCCCGCGCCGGAATACCTGTTCGTCGCCGGTGGTATCGGCATCACGCCCCTGATGCCGATGCTGGCCGCGGCGGTCGAGGCGGGCGCCGCGGCCACGCTGGTGTACGTCGGCAGGTCGATGGCCACCATGCCGTTCGCCGCCGACCTCCGGGCCGCCTACGGAGACCGGGTGCGCGTCCACGCCACCGACGAGCACGGCAGGCCCGATTTCGCCGCACTGGCGGCCGGACTCGGCCCGCGAGCGCTGGTTTACTGCTGTGGCCCCGCGTCCATGCTCGACGCGGCCGAGGCGGCGTTTCCCGCGCGAGGACTGCACCTCGAACGCTTCCAGCCGGTGGTCAAGGAGTTCGCGCCGAACGAGCCGTTCGAAGTGCGCTGTGTCCGATCAGGACGGACGGTGCCGGTCGCGGCGGAAGAGTCCCTGCTGGACGCGTTGAACCATGCGGGTTATCCGATACCGTCCGGTTGCCGCGAAGGGGTTTGCGGTAGCTGTGAGATCTCCGTTGTCGGTGGTGAGCCGGAGCATCGCGACGACATCGGGGCGGCGCCGGGGCGGATGTTCTGTTGCGTCTCGCGCGCTTCGTCCCGGCTCGACCTCGACCTCTGA
- a CDS encoding TetR/AcrR family transcriptional regulator translates to MTTPRARRTPEEARRLILDAAASLLAESGLAAVQMRAVAARVGMTDAGVAHHFGNREKLLAELLRHGGRRLRDALQELLEGWLDHDADLLDLVEALHDLYRHGYGELAVALHTAGWRDPGSGMLDPVVDALHRLRPPGSSLDDTRLAVAALHQAMATESLYGSAFRRSAGLAGAASDDPAPQVRWWARQLRFALRLDTDRDPRDPGSPAENGPPAPAPA, encoded by the coding sequence GTGACGACACCCCGAGCACGAAGGACTCCGGAGGAGGCCCGGCGGCTGATCCTCGACGCCGCGGCTTCCTTGCTCGCCGAGTCCGGGTTGGCCGCCGTCCAGATGCGCGCGGTGGCCGCGAGGGTCGGCATGACCGACGCCGGGGTCGCCCATCACTTCGGCAACCGGGAGAAGCTGCTCGCCGAACTGCTGCGGCACGGCGGCAGGCGCCTCAGAGACGCGCTTCAGGAGCTCCTCGAAGGATGGCTGGACCACGACGCCGACCTGCTCGACCTCGTCGAGGCGCTCCATGACCTGTACCGGCACGGCTACGGCGAACTCGCGGTGGCGCTGCACACGGCCGGATGGCGGGATCCGGGCAGCGGAATGCTCGACCCGGTCGTCGACGCGCTCCACCGGCTTCGCCCACCTGGCAGTTCACTGGACGACACCCGGCTCGCCGTCGCCGCCCTGCACCAGGCGATGGCGACGGAATCCCTCTACGGGAGCGCCTTCCGGCGCAGCGCCGGGCTGGCGGGCGCCGCGTCGGACGATCCGGCCCCCCAGGTGCGCTGGTGGGCGCGCCAGCTCCGGTTCGCGCTCAGGCTCGATACGGACCGCGATCCCCGAGATCCGGGCTCACCCGCGGAGAACGGCCCTCCTGCCCCGGCACCGGCGTGA
- a CDS encoding MSMEG_1061 family FMN-dependent PPOX-type flavoprotein, whose translation MSSSDLVNETRPRRISYEEVRARLGEPEAMIKAKVHNRVDRHGHRFIAHSPLVAMATADATGLPDCSPRGDYPGFVKVLDEHTLAIPDRPGNKLADSFRNLAENDGIGLMFVIPGMREVFRVNGRGYPTDEPDVLARMRTEGKPAELAIIVEVEEAFFHCGRALVRSRIWDPASQALAEELPGAGAIAVEQMGLDLDPAVLENMLEASYRQLY comes from the coding sequence ATGAGCAGCAGTGATCTCGTGAACGAGACGCGTCCGCGCCGGATCTCCTACGAGGAGGTGCGTGCCAGGCTCGGGGAACCCGAGGCCATGATCAAGGCCAAGGTCCACAACCGCGTCGACCGGCACGGCCACCGGTTCATCGCCCATTCCCCGCTCGTCGCGATGGCCACCGCGGACGCGACGGGCCTGCCCGACTGCTCACCTCGCGGCGACTACCCGGGCTTCGTCAAGGTGCTCGACGAGCACACCCTGGCGATCCCCGACCGGCCGGGCAACAAGCTCGCCGACTCCTTCCGCAATCTCGCCGAGAACGACGGGATCGGCTTGATGTTCGTGATCCCCGGCATGCGGGAAGTGTTCCGGGTCAACGGGCGCGGGTATCCCACCGACGAACCGGACGTGCTCGCCCGGATGCGGACCGAGGGCAAACCGGCGGAACTGGCGATCATCGTGGAGGTCGAAGAGGCCTTCTTCCACTGCGGACGCGCGCTGGTCCGATCCCGGATCTGGGATCCCGCGAGCCAGGCGCTCGCCGAAGAACTGCCGGGCGCCGGCGCGATCGCCGTCGAGCAGATGGGGCTCGACCTCGATCCGGCGGTACTGGAGAACATGCTCGAAGCCAGCTACCGGCAGTTGTACTGA
- a CDS encoding TetR/AcrR family transcriptional regulator, whose protein sequence is MTSEQRRIKPRKQPRQVRAELTRQRILTAAAHIFAEFGYAAGTTNRIAERARISIGSLYQYYPNKDAILAELLTRHLDGDQASATLRRHKEAKEPLETIIREFVRTVIDNHLDDPQLLRIMIEQAPRSSEVLERVTGLEWEMIGDLRELFDGHPEVRVRDKDTAARLVASTVELTVHQLVAAPGSIDTTRLENELVAMITGYLRT, encoded by the coding sequence ATGACGTCGGAGCAACGACGGATCAAGCCACGTAAACAGCCGCGCCAGGTCCGGGCCGAGCTGACCAGGCAGCGCATCCTCACCGCCGCTGCTCACATTTTCGCCGAGTTCGGCTACGCCGCGGGGACGACGAACCGGATCGCCGAACGGGCGCGGATCTCGATCGGCTCGCTGTACCAGTACTACCCGAACAAGGACGCGATCCTGGCCGAGTTGCTGACCCGTCACCTCGACGGAGACCAGGCCAGCGCGACGCTCCGACGGCACAAGGAAGCAAAGGAGCCACTCGAGACCATCATCAGGGAGTTCGTGCGCACGGTGATCGACAACCATCTCGACGATCCGCAACTGCTGCGGATCATGATCGAGCAGGCACCCCGCTCCAGCGAAGTGCTGGAGCGGGTCACCGGGCTGGAATGGGAGATGATCGGTGACCTGCGCGAACTGTTCGACGGCCACCCCGAAGTCCGCGTGCGGGACAAGGACACGGCGGCGAGGCTCGTCGCGTCCACTGTGGAACTGACCGTGCATCAGCTCGTCGCCGCGCCCGGCTCCATCGACACCACCCGGCTCGAGAACGAACTCGTGGCGATGATCACCGGTTACCTCCGCACCTGA
- a CDS encoding helix-turn-helix domain-containing protein yields MGYRTWMRYFTPSAVHRRLGLVCLGVGLQHGVLPAVGPRVLDHYVAVVVSKGRGWFAVAGGERQEVVAPALLWLVPGVGHHYAPDPAQGWEECFVDFDGSAVDAYVELGYVTPDAPVVPLGDVEVVRDVVSRIVRCARGGSPLAQVDASAAVHHLLVALRRARADRTPSGGSLLEALARDALLPISVAEIAARRGMTLPELRAAVRRSTESGLKDHLLTLRLNRAKELLATTRLPIQGVAQAIGYEDAAYFTRLFTRRVGVSPGRFRESRVQAVPGGWSSQIPSPDDPPLVPDD; encoded by the coding sequence ATGGGTTACCGGACCTGGATGCGGTACTTCACACCGTCCGCCGTGCACCGACGGCTGGGCCTGGTGTGCCTCGGCGTCGGACTGCAGCACGGCGTCCTGCCCGCCGTGGGACCGCGCGTGCTCGACCACTACGTGGCCGTCGTGGTGTCCAAGGGCCGCGGCTGGTTCGCCGTGGCGGGCGGCGAACGGCAGGAGGTCGTCGCGCCCGCCCTGCTGTGGCTCGTTCCCGGGGTCGGGCACCATTACGCGCCCGATCCCGCGCAAGGCTGGGAAGAGTGTTTCGTCGACTTCGACGGCAGCGCCGTGGACGCGTACGTGGAACTCGGCTACGTCACCCCCGACGCGCCGGTGGTGCCACTGGGCGATGTCGAGGTCGTCCGCGACGTCGTGAGCCGGATCGTGCGCTGCGCGCGAGGCGGCAGTCCGCTGGCCCAGGTCGACGCCTCGGCGGCCGTGCACCACCTGCTGGTGGCACTGCGGCGGGCCCGCGCCGACCGCACGCCCAGCGGCGGCTCCCTGCTGGAGGCGCTTGCGCGCGACGCCCTGTTGCCGATCAGCGTCGCCGAGATCGCGGCCCGCCGCGGCATGACACTGCCCGAACTGCGCGCGGCCGTGCGCCGGAGCACCGAGTCGGGGCTGAAGGATCACTTGCTGACGCTCCGCCTCAACCGCGCGAAGGAACTCCTGGCCACCACACGGTTGCCGATTCAAGGAGTGGCGCAGGCGATCGGCTACGAGGACGCCGCCTACTTCACCCGCCTCTTCACCCGCCGGGTCGGTGTCTCCCCCGGGCGGTTCCGCGAGTCACGCGTCCAGGCCGTCCCCGGTGGCTGGAGTTCGCAGATCCCCTCCCCCGACGACCCGCCGCTGGTGCCGGACGACTGA
- a CDS encoding alpha/beta fold hydrolase, which translates to MTEISLDLGEVTLQGTVTGTGPTVLLLHAGGERREVWVPVAATLARRGLRAVAFDLRGHGGSSGRATTLRTLADDVVAMIGSQPGPIVLVGASIGGLAAIAALADPAVADRAAGLVLVDVVPDVPPARARSWLDFHGFGGRYTRLVDDVLGSGAALFATAGALDLPILVVHGGQGSPLDDSDVRRLRAANRRVTVARVPAAGHLVARDAPDELASLVSAHVLAWRSPDNRPSEYAE; encoded by the coding sequence ATGACCGAAATCAGTCTCGACCTGGGGGAAGTCACCTTGCAGGGCACGGTGACCGGCACCGGCCCGACGGTTCTGCTGCTCCACGCGGGCGGGGAGCGACGCGAGGTTTGGGTGCCGGTCGCGGCGACACTGGCCCGACGCGGACTTCGGGCGGTGGCCTTCGACCTGCGCGGTCACGGGGGAAGCTCCGGTAGGGCCACCACGCTCCGGACCCTCGCCGACGACGTGGTCGCGATGATCGGAAGCCAGCCGGGGCCGATCGTCCTCGTGGGCGCCTCGATCGGCGGGCTGGCCGCCATCGCCGCCCTCGCGGACCCCGCCGTCGCGGACCGCGCGGCCGGACTCGTGCTGGTCGACGTCGTGCCCGATGTGCCACCGGCCCGGGCGCGCTCGTGGCTCGACTTCCACGGGTTCGGCGGCCGCTACACGCGTCTCGTGGACGACGTCCTCGGGTCGGGTGCGGCCCTGTTCGCGACGGCGGGGGCCCTGGACCTGCCGATCCTCGTGGTGCACGGCGGGCAGGGGTCCCCGCTCGACGACTCCGACGTGCGGCGTCTGCGCGCCGCCAACCGCCGGGTCACCGTCGCCCGGGTTCCGGCCGCCGGTCATCTCGTGGCTCGCGACGCTCCGGACGAGCTCGCGAGCCTCGTGTCGGCCCATGTCCTCGCGTGGCGAAGTCCGGACAACCGACCGAGTGAATACGCAGAGTGA
- a CDS encoding outer membrane protein assembly factor BamB family protein has product MGAVVAALAAGCAVLAVFLSGDAVRPDRPDLEVTLVAAALVLAALLAFGKSRGTKISALVCAAGATGWAIYCLSTDLGSGTPGSSTAVLVVAAVVSLVAVALPRPARWWLAIPLAVVLAAGTVTAVTVVPALAVRSTTATAVAAPALADKVATSPWKWTSPAKVLDVVAAGAGVAVAGSGGEVTALDGPTGAVRWTYARPGAHVRALVPTPDRLLLLAVYAPGDGGTDRHHLTVLDAFTGVPLQEKLIEDVHGADLLAPTSAVLPSLAHLGDGNFRVDALDLRGGNTRWSWQAPAGCVSPFALPASGRDVVLAPLLCQDRLSVLGLDERTGTPRWEHRLPVTRPSDEKADYYLHAAPGGGTVSLALRYSGLATGDNTDVVLDAATGTIVSTMDPRAPKRVTLGPVAVSERDENGKITAATLDGGVAVDLAACPDRRAHATTPTAYLRLCADPGGKLVVHRQELDGSTASSLPVDWPSPDDTTIGLLSSRARHALVPAPGALVAARGGDAPVLGFPATG; this is encoded by the coding sequence ATGGGGGCGGTGGTCGCGGCGCTCGCCGCGGGCTGCGCGGTGCTGGCGGTCTTCCTTTCCGGTGACGCGGTCCGCCCGGACCGGCCGGATCTCGAAGTGACGCTGGTCGCGGCGGCGCTGGTACTGGCGGCGTTGCTGGCATTCGGAAAGTCCCGCGGGACGAAGATCTCCGCGCTGGTTTGCGCCGCGGGCGCCACGGGCTGGGCGATCTACTGCCTGAGCACCGATCTCGGCAGCGGCACACCGGGAAGTTCGACGGCGGTGCTCGTGGTCGCCGCCGTCGTCTCGCTGGTGGCGGTCGCACTCCCCCGGCCTGCCCGGTGGTGGCTCGCGATCCCGCTGGCGGTGGTGCTCGCGGCGGGAACGGTGACCGCGGTGACGGTCGTCCCCGCACTGGCGGTGCGGTCGACGACGGCGACGGCCGTCGCGGCGCCCGCGCTCGCCGACAAGGTGGCGACGTCACCGTGGAAGTGGACATCGCCCGCCAAGGTGCTGGACGTGGTCGCGGCGGGCGCCGGGGTCGCGGTCGCCGGCTCGGGCGGCGAGGTCACCGCGCTCGACGGGCCGACCGGCGCGGTGCGCTGGACCTACGCCCGTCCCGGTGCCCACGTCCGCGCGCTCGTCCCCACGCCGGACAGGCTTCTGCTGCTGGCCGTCTACGCCCCCGGCGACGGCGGCACGGACCGCCACCACCTGACCGTTCTCGACGCGTTCACGGGCGTTCCGCTCCAGGAGAAGCTGATCGAGGACGTGCACGGCGCGGACCTGCTCGCACCGACCTCCGCCGTGCTGCCGTCACTCGCGCACCTGGGGGACGGCAACTTCCGTGTCGACGCGCTCGACCTGCGCGGCGGGAACACCCGGTGGTCGTGGCAGGCGCCCGCGGGCTGCGTCTCGCCGTTCGCGTTGCCCGCGAGCGGCCGTGACGTGGTGCTGGCGCCGCTGCTGTGCCAAGACCGGCTCAGCGTGCTCGGCCTGGACGAACGGACCGGCACACCGCGCTGGGAGCACCGGCTGCCGGTGACACGGCCGTCCGACGAGAAGGCCGACTACTACCTGCACGCCGCCCCCGGTGGCGGCACCGTTTCCCTGGCCCTGCGGTACTCCGGCCTGGCCACCGGCGACAACACCGACGTCGTGCTCGACGCCGCCACCGGCACCATCGTGTCCACAATGGACCCCAGGGCGCCGAAGCGGGTCACGCTCGGCCCGGTGGCCGTCTCGGAACGCGACGAGAACGGGAAGATCACCGCGGCCACGCTGGACGGCGGGGTGGCCGTCGATCTCGCCGCCTGCCCGGACCGGCGGGCGCACGCCACCACCCCGACGGCGTACCTGCGCCTGTGCGCCGACCCCGGCGGCAAGCTGGTGGTGCACCGCCAGGAACTCGACGGTTCGACGGCGTCGAGCCTCCCCGTCGACTGGCCGTCCCCCGACGACACGACCATCGGCCTGCTGTCGAGCAGGGCACGACACGCGCTCGTCCCGGCACCCGGCGCCCTCGTCGCGGCGCGCGGCGGTGACGCCCCGGTGCTCGGCTTCCCCGCGACGGGGTGA
- a CDS encoding DUF1540 domain-containing protein, which produces MTTTEMPAVHECTVSGCSYNHDGCHAFAITVGGGNGSADCGTFVPLNTKGGLDRVTAQVGACSRSDCRHNSSLECTASSVRVGPGQGDHAANCLTYAP; this is translated from the coding sequence ATGACCACCACCGAAATGCCCGCTGTCCACGAATGCACGGTCAGCGGATGTTCTTACAACCACGACGGTTGTCACGCTTTCGCCATCACGGTGGGCGGAGGCAATGGGTCCGCCGATTGCGGAACGTTCGTCCCGCTCAACACCAAGGGTGGCCTCGATCGGGTGACCGCACAGGTCGGTGCCTGCTCCCGGTCCGATTGCCGTCACAATTCCTCGCTGGAATGTACCGCTTCGAGTGTTCGCGTCGGACCCGGTCAGGGCGACCACGCCGCGAACTGCCTGACCTACGCGCCGTAG
- the vanH gene encoding VanH-AOV family D-lactate dehydrogenase has product MTYSEPARSAAPRTGSLASASSSAVLARGITIYGCGQDEAALFREMAPRFGVTPTIVEAPVSEDNLELAIGNRCISVGHKTPISNSLLLALGNAGVEYISTRSIGFNHIDVEYAASIGISVGNVAYSPDSVADFTLMLMLMAVRDAKSIIRRTEVHDYRLNEVRGKELRDLTIGVVGTGRIGVAVLDRLRGFGCRVLAYDTLRTADADYVSLDELLQQSDIVTLHVPLNTDTRHLLDARNIEQMKDGAYVINTGRGPLIENEALIAALESGKLGGAALDVVEGEEGIFYADCRNKAIDGKPLLRLQELPNVLISPHTAYYTDHALSDTVENSIINCLKFESGK; this is encoded by the coding sequence ATGACCTACAGCGAACCAGCGCGATCAGCTGCCCCCCGCACCGGATCGCTGGCGTCCGCGTCCTCCTCGGCCGTCTTGGCGAGGGGAATCACGATTTATGGATGTGGACAGGACGAGGCCGCTCTCTTTCGGGAGATGGCGCCTCGTTTCGGTGTAACGCCGACCATCGTCGAGGCGCCGGTCTCGGAGGACAATCTCGAACTGGCGATCGGTAATCGTTGCATCAGTGTCGGTCATAAGACCCCGATCTCGAATTCCCTTCTTCTCGCGCTCGGCAATGCCGGAGTGGAGTACATTTCCACCAGGAGCATCGGTTTCAACCACATCGACGTGGAATACGCCGCGAGCATCGGGATCTCCGTCGGCAACGTCGCCTACTCGCCGGACAGCGTGGCCGACTTCACGCTGATGCTGATGCTGATGGCGGTGCGCGACGCCAAATCCATCATCCGCCGCACCGAGGTGCACGACTACCGGCTGAACGAGGTGCGCGGGAAAGAGCTGCGCGACCTGACCATCGGGGTGGTCGGGACGGGGCGCATCGGGGTCGCGGTCCTGGACAGGCTGCGCGGCTTCGGCTGCCGGGTGCTGGCCTACGACACGCTGCGCACCGCCGACGCCGATTACGTTTCTCTCGATGAATTGCTGCAGCAGAGCGACATCGTGACCCTTCACGTACCGCTCAACACGGATACGCGCCATCTGCTCGACGCCCGGAACATCGAGCAGATGAAGGACGGCGCGTACGTCATCAACACCGGACGTGGTCCGCTCATCGAAAACGAGGCCCTCATCGCGGCCCTGGAAAGCGGAAAACTGGGCGGCGCGGCACTGGACGTCGTCGAAGGGGAAGAGGGCATCTTCTACGCCGACTGCCGGAACAAGGCCATCGACGGCAAACCGCTCCTGCGGTTGCAGGAACTGCCGAACGTGCTCATCAGTCCGCATACCGCCTACTACACCGACCACGCTCTGAGTGACACCGTTGAAAATTCCATCATCAATTGCCTCAAATTCGAAAGCGGGAAGTAG
- a CDS encoding FG-GAP repeat domain-containing protein — MNHTGIIRTATITGIAAALGLAAIAPALAHPLGNPLAAAPANDPVTTVADLDGDGEIETVTAQLTSATDQVISATVNGAFTSIHLPADGSVPLEAPRVTDLNGDGRAELIVTQSVGANTTFFTALHYDGRNLSQVVDNDSKPLSVAEGGGVAAHLGYQCTPLTGGGRTFEVVAAEADDVSAEPLTYSGTRTTYTLRDGALTTQNTQTISKRPVTDPILGTDAATCGQTGS; from the coding sequence ATGAACCACACCGGCATCATCCGCACCGCCACCATCACCGGCATCGCCGCGGCCCTGGGCCTCGCCGCCATCGCCCCGGCGCTGGCGCACCCGCTCGGCAACCCGCTGGCCGCCGCCCCGGCCAACGACCCGGTCACCACCGTGGCCGATCTGGACGGCGACGGCGAGATCGAGACCGTCACCGCGCAGCTGACCAGCGCCACCGACCAGGTCATCTCCGCCACCGTGAACGGGGCGTTCACCTCGATCCACCTGCCCGCGGACGGCTCCGTACCGCTCGAGGCGCCGCGCGTCACCGACCTCAACGGCGACGGCCGCGCCGAGCTCATCGTCACCCAGTCCGTCGGGGCGAACACCACGTTCTTCACCGCGCTGCACTACGACGGCCGCAACCTCAGCCAGGTCGTCGACAACGACAGCAAGCCGCTGTCGGTCGCCGAAGGCGGTGGCGTCGCCGCCCACCTCGGCTACCAGTGCACCCCGCTGACCGGTGGTGGCCGCACCTTCGAGGTCGTCGCGGCCGAAGCCGACGACGTCAGCGCCGAACCGCTCACCTACAGCGGCACCCGCACCACCTACACCCTGCGCGACGGCGCGCTGACCACCCAGAACACCCAGACCATCAGCAAGCGCCCGGTGACCGACCCGATCCTCGGCACCGACGCCGCCACCTGCGGCCAGACCGGCAGCTGA
- a CDS encoding RICIN domain-containing protein: protein MRTLPLLGATALAVAATMVVPVSSDAAPPDATYTITVDAKKSFSPTTDTPASTYVDKDGTFYFQQAAALYGADQPREWEFFSGRDFDSFTKNPISDAVNPANPADRNDDTTWRCNNSPTGKESTDPPAGSGYSQRNFCDLVGTWVDPDTGDWYGLIHNEFTPEPFGAYSFSHYDAIDWAVSKDQGKTWAIKDHAITSPYSTKRGDTSAFPHQTFDYGDGDPRLFVDTASGYFYVYYGSRIVPKAGAGGPMTGLAHVARAPISGKMSSGSWQKWFDGGWTQPGVGGRESNMVPVSSAGDKGYTPVADDYDPANTGNVSQQIAAGQLPRKSDLFIMNIAYNAHLGLYIGAPEAVDSVVPQRYYVTDDLTTQKWRLIGDTGSYTNQSWYRWFVDAANKTNSTIIGKQFRSYCAVACSGNAGGEYTTQTITSSAPAPSPVDTSRKYRVGLGDGRVLAQGTGSATTSVAGTTGSDREAWQFSADGDGSYRVVNAATGQFLGVDAVQAGRAWGAKPTVTSSSTVGQQWFVIPSTTVAGTFRLVNRYSGLVLGLSGKTSRLAETTPLRSWTDTTGSAVGGGRTAAEQTLKFTDAGAGTSTLDGVRTLAASGKNLDDPDSSTATGTPLVTWAPNNGANQKWLFTRQSDGSYTLTNTHSKLCADVEGGAATAGARVIQWTCTGGPNQRWTAAKQPGGSYKLSSVRSGLLLTTASTSDGAAVTQRADTGSALQLWAIS from the coding sequence ATGCGGACCCTGCCTCTTCTCGGCGCCACGGCCTTGGCCGTGGCGGCGACCATGGTGGTACCGGTGTCGTCCGACGCCGCGCCGCCGGACGCGACGTACACCATCACGGTCGACGCCAAGAAGTCGTTCAGCCCGACCACCGACACCCCGGCGAGTACCTACGTCGACAAGGACGGCACGTTCTACTTCCAGCAGGCGGCCGCGCTCTACGGCGCGGACCAGCCGCGCGAGTGGGAGTTCTTCAGCGGGCGCGATTTCGACAGCTTCACCAAGAACCCGATCAGCGACGCGGTGAATCCGGCGAACCCCGCCGACCGCAACGACGACACGACCTGGCGCTGCAACAACAGCCCCACCGGCAAGGAATCCACCGACCCGCCCGCCGGGTCGGGTTACTCGCAGCGCAACTTCTGCGACCTCGTCGGCACCTGGGTCGATCCGGACACCGGTGACTGGTACGGCCTGATCCACAACGAGTTCACCCCCGAGCCGTTCGGCGCGTACTCGTTCTCCCACTACGACGCGATCGACTGGGCCGTGTCGAAGGACCAGGGCAAGACCTGGGCCATCAAGGACCACGCGATCACCTCGCCCTACAGCACCAAACGCGGTGACACGTCGGCCTTCCCCCACCAGACGTTCGATTACGGCGACGGCGATCCGCGCCTGTTCGTCGACACCGCGTCCGGGTACTTCTATGTCTACTACGGCTCGCGCATCGTGCCGAAGGCGGGCGCCGGCGGCCCGATGACCGGACTGGCGCACGTCGCCCGCGCGCCGATCTCGGGCAAGATGTCGTCCGGTTCGTGGCAGAAGTGGTTCGACGGCGGCTGGACCCAGCCCGGCGTCGGCGGCCGCGAAAGCAACATGGTTCCCGTCTCTTCGGCGGGCGACAAGGGCTACACGCCCGTCGCGGACGACTACGACCCGGCCAACACCGGCAACGTCAGCCAGCAGATCGCCGCGGGACAGCTGCCGCGCAAATCGGATCTGTTCATCATGAACATCGCCTACAACGCACACCTCGGGCTCTACATCGGCGCGCCGGAGGCCGTCGACAGCGTCGTCCCGCAGCGGTACTACGTGACCGACGATCTGACGACGCAGAAATGGCGGCTGATCGGCGACACCGGGAGCTACACCAACCAGTCCTGGTACCGCTGGTTCGTCGACGCGGCGAACAAGACGAACTCCACCATCATCGGCAAGCAGTTCCGGTCGTACTGCGCGGTGGCGTGTTCCGGCAACGCGGGCGGCGAGTACACCACCCAGACCATCACGTCCTCCGCTCCCGCGCCGTCCCCTGTGGACACTTCCCGCAAGTACCGCGTCGGCCTCGGCGACGGCCGCGTTCTCGCGCAGGGAACCGGAAGCGCGACGACGTCGGTCGCGGGCACGACCGGCTCCGACCGCGAGGCGTGGCAGTTCTCCGCCGACGGCGACGGCTCGTACCGCGTCGTCAACGCCGCGACCGGCCAGTTCCTCGGCGTCGACGCCGTGCAGGCAGGCCGGGCCTGGGGCGCGAAACCCACCGTCACCTCCTCCTCGACGGTCGGACAGCAGTGGTTCGTCATCCCGTCCACCACGGTCGCCGGGACCTTCCGGCTGGTGAACCGCTACAGCGGGCTCGTGCTCGGCCTTTCCGGCAAGACGTCACGCCTGGCGGAGACCACTCCGCTCCGGTCCTGGACCGACACCACCGGAAGCGCCGTCGGCGGTGGCCGGACCGCGGCCGAGCAGACGCTGAAGTTCACCGACGCCGGCGCGGGCACCAGCACGCTCGACGGGGTCCGCACCCTGGCCGCGTCAGGAAAGAATCTCGACGACCCGGACTCGTCCACGGCCACCGGGACGCCCCTGGTCACCTGGGCGCCGAACAACGGCGCCAACCAGAAATGGCTGTTCACCAGGCAGTCCGACGGTTCCTACACGCTGACGAACACGCATTCGAAACTGTGCGCCGACGTCGAAGGCGGAGCCGCCACCGCGGGCGCGCGCGTCATCCAATGGACGTGCACCGGCGGCCCCAACCAGCGCTGGACCGCGGCGAAACAGCCTGGTGGGAGCTACAAGCTCAGCAGCGTCCGGTCGGGTCTGCTGCTGACCACGGCGTCCACTTCGGACGGTGCGGCCGTCACCCAACGGGCCGACACCGGCTCCGCGCTCCAACTGTGGGCGATCAGCTAG